One genomic region from Alteromonas pelagimontana encodes:
- a CDS encoding beta-ketoacyl-ACP synthase III: MSHHIVISGVGVWNPEYTITNEELVESYNAYADAFNETNKAKIEAGELAAKPHSSAEFIEKASGIKQRYIYQKEGALDINRMRPLIAEREEDALSNQAEIAIAAAKKALKAANKTGQDIDAVIVSCAYTQRSYPAIAIEVQHELGITGFGFDMLVACSAATFGMHRAYEMIAAGNAKCVLVINPELVSPQINYTDRDSHFIFGDVATATILENASTANGPHIFKVLSTKALTQYSNNIRSNFGYISRANDVDPYGADKLFHQAGRKVFKEVCPMAAEHIEQHLAKHHLAPGDVRRWWLHQANINMNLLICKRLLGREATADEAPIVLDEYANTASAGSVIAFALHHKDLQSGDYGVLCSFGAGYSIGSLVLQKQ; this comes from the coding sequence ATGTCTCATCACATCGTGATTAGCGGGGTGGGTGTCTGGAACCCCGAGTATACAATTACCAATGAAGAACTGGTGGAAAGCTACAATGCTTATGCTGACGCTTTCAATGAAACCAATAAAGCAAAGATTGAAGCAGGAGAGCTTGCAGCGAAACCTCATTCCAGCGCTGAATTTATTGAAAAAGCCAGTGGTATTAAGCAGCGGTACATTTATCAGAAAGAAGGGGCATTGGACATAAACCGCATGCGGCCGCTTATCGCTGAGCGCGAAGAGGACGCATTATCCAATCAGGCTGAAATAGCAATTGCGGCAGCAAAAAAAGCCCTGAAAGCCGCAAACAAAACGGGCCAGGACATTGATGCCGTTATTGTTTCCTGCGCTTATACCCAGCGCTCATATCCTGCAATTGCCATTGAAGTGCAGCATGAATTAGGTATCACCGGTTTTGGCTTTGATATGTTAGTGGCATGTTCGGCGGCTACCTTCGGAATGCACCGGGCGTACGAGATGATTGCCGCCGGTAATGCTAAATGTGTACTGGTAATTAACCCGGAGCTCGTGTCGCCGCAAATCAATTACACAGACAGAGACAGCCACTTTATTTTTGGCGATGTGGCCACGGCGACGATTCTCGAGAACGCCAGTACCGCGAATGGGCCCCACATATTCAAGGTGCTGAGCACTAAAGCGCTAACGCAGTATTCCAACAATATCCGCTCGAATTTTGGCTATATCAGCCGGGCCAATGATGTCGACCCTTATGGTGCAGATAAGCTCTTCCACCAGGCTGGACGTAAGGTGTTTAAAGAAGTTTGCCCTATGGCGGCAGAACATATTGAACAGCACCTTGCTAAGCATCATCTCGCGCCGGGGGATGTGCGCCGCTGGTGGCTGCACCAGGCAAACATCAATATGAATCTACTGATTTGTAAGCGGCTGTTAGGTCGTGAAGCGACAGCAGACGAAGCACCAATTGTACTGGATGAATATGCCAATACGGCTTCGGCAGGATCGGTCATCGCGTTTGCCTTGCATCATAAAGATCTGCAATCCGGCGATTACGGCGTACTGTGTTCATTCGGCGCAGGCTATTCGATTGGCAGTTTGGTGTTGCAAAAACAATAA
- a CDS encoding choice-of-anchor I family protein, whose amino-acid sequence MTYHHIFKKSVLAVMVLATLSGCSLSGDDGEPGPQGEQGIPGEDGQSASNALLFDIVGRAKIGGVGAAEIVQYHSATHTVYATNSADGTISVISLAELTTEALESPTSDANLAATAITLPEEVDGVALGGLTSIAVKGDLMAVAIPAAAKSDDGFVLFYNGLDSASPTFLSSVQVGNLPDMVTFTPDGNNVLSANEGEPSSDYTLDPEGSISVIAIAEGVPAETASQVTFTDFNDAKTELLAQGMHFPNPSGRTIKGTAIATTVAQDLEPEYISATDTKAYVTLQENNGIAVIDLETLSVSIMGLGVKDWGEYSIDAQEEGSVSFGKYPGLYGIYMPDTIAHTQWKGAAFLLTANEGDAREYWFESADEASCISDGGLEFDDGECLAYIDETKVEDLTAAANSPLNDLQAIGEADDLRVSIAMGDENSDGEYDAAYSYGARSFSVWDQNGQLIFDSGDDFERITASIHGTAFNNGDEENEGDSRSENKGPEPEALTVGTFGENTYAFIGTERMGGIFVYDVTNPYSVSFVDYIINRDLTEGLSEEGGIGDLAPESLLFVPAEESPNGNALLVVGNEISGSVSVWQVQRQ is encoded by the coding sequence ATGACATATCACCATATCTTTAAAAAGAGCGTGCTCGCAGTAATGGTTTTGGCAACCCTGAGTGGTTGTAGCTTGAGTGGGGATGACGGCGAGCCTGGTCCTCAAGGCGAACAAGGCATACCAGGAGAAGACGGCCAGAGCGCGAGCAATGCTCTTTTATTTGATATAGTCGGCCGAGCCAAGATCGGTGGTGTAGGAGCAGCGGAAATCGTCCAATATCATTCTGCTACGCACACGGTTTATGCAACCAACAGTGCCGACGGAACGATTTCTGTCATTAGCCTGGCAGAACTGACAACAGAGGCACTGGAGTCTCCTACGTCGGATGCCAATCTTGCTGCTACAGCAATTACACTGCCTGAAGAGGTTGATGGCGTTGCTTTAGGGGGATTAACCAGTATTGCGGTGAAAGGCGACCTGATGGCTGTGGCAATTCCCGCAGCAGCCAAATCTGACGACGGGTTTGTGCTGTTTTATAACGGTTTGGACAGCGCTAGCCCGACGTTCTTGTCTTCCGTACAGGTGGGAAACCTACCTGATATGGTCACCTTCACACCGGATGGCAACAACGTTCTTAGCGCAAATGAAGGTGAGCCTTCCAGCGATTACACGCTAGACCCAGAGGGCTCAATTTCAGTAATTGCAATTGCTGAGGGTGTTCCTGCTGAGACAGCATCACAGGTGACGTTTACTGATTTTAATGACGCTAAAACTGAGCTGCTTGCACAGGGAATGCATTTTCCTAACCCCAGCGGACGCACGATAAAAGGCACGGCGATTGCCACTACGGTCGCACAAGATCTTGAACCGGAATATATCAGTGCCACCGATACTAAAGCGTATGTGACATTGCAGGAAAATAACGGCATTGCGGTGATTGATCTTGAAACTCTTTCCGTGTCAATCATGGGGCTGGGGGTAAAAGACTGGGGCGAATATTCAATAGACGCTCAGGAAGAAGGCAGCGTGAGCTTTGGGAAATACCCGGGCCTGTATGGCATCTATATGCCTGACACTATCGCTCACACGCAATGGAAAGGCGCGGCTTTTTTACTGACTGCCAACGAAGGTGACGCTAGAGAATATTGGTTTGAATCCGCAGATGAAGCTAGCTGTATTAGCGATGGAGGTTTAGAGTTCGATGATGGCGAATGTCTGGCATATATCGATGAAACGAAAGTTGAAGATTTAACTGCAGCGGCCAATTCACCGTTAAACGATCTTCAGGCCATTGGCGAAGCAGATGATCTACGCGTCTCCATAGCCATGGGTGATGAAAACAGCGATGGCGAATATGACGCAGCCTATTCCTATGGGGCGCGATCGTTTTCAGTGTGGGATCAGAATGGTCAGCTAATTTTCGATTCCGGCGACGATTTTGAACGAATCACGGCCTCCATACACGGCACCGCGTTCAATAATGGCGATGAAGAAAACGAAGGCGATTCTCGCTCTGAGAACAAAGGGCCGGAGCCCGAAGCGTTAACTGTGGGCACTTTTGGTGAAAATACCTACGCTTTTATTGGCACCGAGCGTATGGGCGGTATTTTTGTCTATGATGTAACTAATCCCTATTCGGTGTCCTTCGTTGATTATATTATCAACCGTGATCTGACCGAAGGGCTAAGTGAGGAAGGTGGCATCGGCGATCTTGCGCCAGAAAGCCTGCTTTTTGTGCCTGCAGAGGAAAGCCCTAACGGTAACGCACTGCTTGTTGTAGGAAACGAAATCAGTGGTTCTGTATCGGTATGGCAGGTTCAGCGCCAATAG
- a CDS encoding ATP-binding protein — MKISKLDLINFRGYRNVSVEFDENFNVIIGKNDIGKSTILESLEIFFNNETVKIDIDDYNVHAADEKHMAIQVSFRPEDKEYTIDTIPTVLNKEYLLDSNGHLSIKKVWDCSKDKLTAASLKTYLVANYPTKFESPLISMKIADLKKLLADYADRLDVDEVKKNKSSSIRQAIYAVEDIDNLYEIDLPIDKEDGKKIWESLKLDLPLFFLFQSDRANKDSDKEVQDPLKAITKTAISQLQAELDDVKEQIRTKAELLGLKTLEKLKEMSPEIADVLSPEMSHKPWESLFSFSFNCDDGIPINKRGSGVRRLILLNYFRAEAERKNSDDRNVIYAIEEPETSQHPTWQVELFNALVELSENESTQVLITTHSPSLAGLVNTDKIRFINKVDGLPVVQKGTEDNLATIAQTLGMLPNVALSIDNLGVQSILCLEGPTDVEFFNHVGKLFGLDLENDDRVLTIFLGGGTLMHWVNKNYLAKLNKPEIHIYDNDVAKYQLAVDQVNQREGSWAALTNMLEVENYIHPRLIKEVYPIEEDFMHSNEGWVEEWKIKNIPKELSAFLKGLKAAGNTEIVGEGAGTIKRILSEQAAPLLTLEDLIELEAHEEVSGWFEKVKESLV; from the coding sequence TTGAAAATCTCTAAGCTAGATTTAATCAATTTCCGTGGTTATAGAAATGTAAGCGTTGAATTTGATGAAAACTTTAATGTCATCATTGGTAAGAATGATATTGGGAAGTCAACAATTCTTGAATCTTTAGAAATATTTTTCAACAACGAAACGGTAAAAATAGATATTGATGATTATAATGTTCATGCCGCCGATGAAAAACATATGGCTATTCAGGTTAGTTTTAGGCCTGAAGATAAAGAATATACAATTGATACTATCCCAACAGTCCTGAATAAAGAATATTTACTTGATTCTAATGGTCACCTGTCTATTAAAAAAGTCTGGGACTGCTCAAAAGATAAGCTTACAGCCGCATCTTTAAAAACCTACCTTGTGGCTAACTACCCAACAAAATTTGAAAGTCCTTTGATATCAATGAAGATTGCTGATCTTAAAAAGTTATTAGCGGATTATGCAGATAGACTTGATGTTGACGAAGTAAAGAAAAACAAAAGCTCATCTATAAGGCAAGCAATTTACGCTGTTGAGGATATAGATAATTTATATGAAATTGATCTACCAATTGACAAGGAAGACGGGAAAAAGATTTGGGAGTCTCTAAAACTGGACTTGCCTCTATTTTTTCTTTTTCAATCAGATAGAGCGAATAAGGATTCAGATAAAGAAGTGCAAGATCCTTTAAAGGCTATTACTAAAACCGCAATAAGCCAACTGCAAGCAGAACTTGACGACGTAAAAGAGCAAATAAGGACTAAAGCAGAGCTACTAGGGTTAAAAACTCTCGAAAAATTGAAAGAAATGAGTCCAGAAATTGCTGACGTCCTCTCTCCTGAAATGTCTCATAAGCCTTGGGAGTCTCTATTTTCATTTTCTTTTAATTGTGATGATGGCATTCCCATTAACAAAAGAGGGAGTGGAGTAAGAAGGCTGATATTGCTTAACTACTTCAGAGCAGAAGCAGAAAGAAAGAATTCTGACGACAGAAATGTAATTTACGCCATTGAAGAGCCTGAAACTTCGCAACATCCAACATGGCAAGTCGAATTGTTCAATGCATTAGTTGAGCTTTCTGAAAATGAGAGTACCCAAGTATTGATAACAACACATAGCCCGTCTCTCGCAGGATTAGTAAATACAGATAAAATTAGATTTATAAATAAAGTTGATGGTTTACCAGTAGTTCAAAAAGGAACTGAAGATAACTTAGCAACTATCGCGCAAACATTGGGTATGCTGCCAAACGTTGCACTTTCTATTGACAATTTGGGCGTTCAATCAATTTTATGTTTAGAAGGGCCTACAGACGTTGAGTTTTTCAATCATGTTGGCAAACTCTTTGGATTGGATTTGGAAAATGATGATCGAGTCCTAACAATATTTTTGGGTGGTGGTACGCTGATGCATTGGGTTAACAAAAACTATCTTGCGAAGTTAAATAAGCCTGAGATTCATATCTATGACAATGACGTTGCAAAATATCAACTTGCAGTTGATCAAGTTAATCAGAGAGAAGGGTCATGGGCGGCATTAACAAATATGCTAGAAGTTGAGAACTATATTCATCCAAGATTGATTAAGGAAGTTTACCCAATTGAAGAGGATTTTATGCACTCTAATGAGGGCTGGGTCGAAGAGTGGAAGATTAAAAACATACCTAAAGAACTATCAGCCTTCCTGAAAGGCCTTAAAGCAGCTGGAAATACAGAAATAGTTGGTGAAGGCGCTGGTACTATTAAAAGGATATTATCAGAGCAAGCTGCACCGCTATTGACGTTAGAGGATCTAATTGAATTAGAAGCACATGAAGAAGTTAGTGGTTGGTTTGAAAAAGTTAAGGAAAGTCTAGTATAA
- the prsK gene encoding XrtA/PEP-CTERM system histidine kinase PrsK, translating to MISDIGYGLNSLAYLILVLLLFTVRKSGLAKYLLLLATIATMLWSLGFVTILFGPISKHYLLTADAVKPLVWLLFIASCLRNDFGTLWEVLRRPATLFILLPPVATLLLPYLIVMEESWRFLLLTVLALEVLILLEVLYRQSGDDQWAYKPLVLYLGATHLFEFVMYANATMVNQVELAYIASRGYIYLLLMPLLIVAIRRIKHWGVDIFISRDVVLHSSLLMVAGVYLFIMALVGYAINYLGGNWSTPVQTVLIVLSLALLATVMLSNSVRTRMKVFITKHFFANQFDYRVEWVKLTQALSSQTTAMPEVYQNALQGTLGAINYEMGMLVKVSGMDVEVLSNKNMTLLNPSEEIIVKQLKTFCLRTSWLIDIQEYKIKPFNYDGLQLDRTALAQCDFQLALPFFNQDTIWGFALLKPKDSEIIALNWEVRDYLTAVTEQVGTYIFHHEAAKSVAENAQFAAFNRMSAFVLHDLKNVMAQIDLILCNAEQHKQNPEFIEDTFETLHYTKARMDKMLRQLTEKKVDEAGIFSAYRLAPLIERVVETRCQSLLPRPSLRCEEDADVVVDQEKFANVIYHLISNAQQATPDDGNVDVTLQLDLVNNRQLVVISDTGCGMDKTFIEERLFKPFDTTKGNAGMGIGAYDAKNYMESIGGKLAVESEVGQGSTFTLAFPLD from the coding sequence ATGATTTCAGATATCGGCTACGGGCTAAATTCATTAGCCTATCTGATACTGGTGCTGCTGCTGTTTACCGTGCGTAAATCCGGCCTCGCCAAGTACCTGCTGTTATTGGCGACTATAGCCACAATGCTGTGGTCGCTGGGTTTTGTGACAATTCTGTTTGGGCCAATTAGTAAGCATTATCTGCTTACTGCCGATGCAGTGAAGCCACTGGTTTGGCTGCTGTTTATTGCCAGTTGCCTTCGCAACGATTTTGGTACGCTTTGGGAAGTGCTCCGGCGTCCCGCTACGTTGTTTATTTTACTTCCCCCCGTGGCTACGCTGCTGCTGCCTTATCTCATTGTAATGGAAGAATCCTGGCGCTTTCTTTTGCTCACCGTATTAGCGCTTGAAGTCCTTATTTTGCTGGAAGTGCTTTACCGCCAATCCGGAGATGATCAGTGGGCCTACAAACCTCTGGTACTCTACCTTGGCGCCACCCACCTGTTTGAATTTGTTATGTATGCCAATGCCACCATGGTTAATCAGGTAGAGCTGGCCTACATTGCCTCTCGTGGCTATATATATCTGCTATTAATGCCATTGTTAATCGTCGCCATTCGCCGCATCAAGCACTGGGGGGTAGATATCTTTATTTCCCGCGATGTGGTGCTGCACAGTTCTTTACTGATGGTAGCGGGGGTATATCTGTTCATTATGGCGCTGGTAGGATACGCCATTAATTATCTGGGCGGGAACTGGAGTACGCCGGTCCAAACCGTGCTAATTGTGCTGTCGCTCGCGCTGCTGGCCACGGTAATGTTATCCAACAGCGTTCGCACACGTATGAAGGTGTTTATTACCAAACACTTTTTCGCCAACCAGTTTGATTACCGGGTAGAGTGGGTAAAGCTCACTCAGGCGCTTTCTTCGCAAACAACGGCAATGCCGGAAGTGTATCAAAACGCATTACAAGGCACGCTTGGCGCAATTAATTACGAAATGGGGATGCTGGTAAAGGTGTCAGGAATGGATGTAGAAGTCTTGTCCAATAAAAACATGACGCTGCTTAACCCAAGTGAAGAAATAATCGTTAAGCAGCTGAAGACCTTTTGCCTGCGCACATCCTGGTTAATTGATATTCAGGAGTACAAGATAAAGCCGTTTAATTACGATGGACTGCAATTAGACAGGACGGCCCTGGCGCAGTGTGATTTTCAACTGGCTTTACCGTTTTTTAATCAGGACACTATCTGGGGTTTTGCTCTGCTTAAGCCCAAAGACAGCGAAATTATTGCACTTAACTGGGAAGTCAGAGATTATCTTACCGCCGTAACGGAACAGGTGGGAACCTATATTTTTCATCATGAAGCGGCGAAATCAGTGGCTGAAAACGCCCAATTTGCGGCCTTCAATCGTATGTCTGCCTTTGTACTGCATGACCTAAAAAATGTCATGGCTCAGATCGATCTAATTTTGTGCAATGCAGAACAGCACAAGCAAAATCCTGAGTTTATTGAAGATACCTTTGAAACATTGCATTATACCAAGGCGCGAATGGATAAAATGCTGCGCCAGCTTACAGAGAAAAAAGTCGATGAAGCAGGAATTTTCTCCGCTTACCGGCTTGCTCCGTTAATTGAAAGAGTGGTGGAAACGCGCTGCCAGTCACTTTTACCACGCCCTAGCCTGCGATGTGAAGAAGACGCAGACGTCGTGGTTGATCAGGAAAAGTTTGCCAATGTGATTTATCATCTTATCAGCAATGCCCAGCAAGCGACGCCGGATGATGGTAATGTTGACGTTACGTTGCAGCTGGATTTGGTGAATAATCGCCAACTCGTCGTTATTTCTGACACCGGTTGCGGCATGGATAAAACGTTCATCGAAGAACGCTTATTTAAGCCTTTTGATACCACTAAAGGCAATGCCGGGATGGGAATTGGCGCATACGATGCGAAGAATTATATGGAATCGATAGGTGGGAAGCTGGCTGTGGAAAGCGAAGTTGGCCAGGGCAGCACCTTTACCCTCGCTTTTCCGCTGGATTAA
- a CDS encoding IS1182 family transposase: protein MSKFIEGQSRTQSTMFPEVLDDYVHEDNPIRAIDMFINSLDLCELGFTRYQPAKTGRPSYSPATMLKIYLYGYLNRIQSSRRLEKETQRNVELMWLVERLTPDFKTIADFRRDNGNAIQQVCKHFVLICRELNMFTDAIVAIDGTKFKAVNNIAKNYSRGLIKTCIETTEKDIANYLMELDRADRQSRADDAIKLKGKLAKLQARLKSEKVIQQELESLPDKQISYTDPDSRRMALKHKGVLVGYNVQAAVDTKHHLILAHYVTNNPTDRHQLVPMSQHVQRVLGKQDITILADRGYDDSTSFKAVHESGVTAIVPKIRTSGNRSKGLFTKEDFVYNKEKDVYECPAGKDIPFSFVSTDKGKPLRAYMSVMTCKGCAIKSRCTTSPAGRRIRRLDDEEHVERVAQAYKNMPNAMTLRHQTVEHPFGTIKQWAGAHQLLTKTLKHVKTEVSLQVLAYNFKRMMNIMGVDGLISALKT, encoded by the coding sequence ATGTCAAAATTTATCGAAGGCCAAAGCAGAACGCAAAGCACGATGTTTCCCGAAGTTCTGGATGACTATGTCCATGAAGATAATCCAATTCGTGCTATTGATATGTTCATCAATTCATTGGATTTATGTGAATTGGGTTTTACGCGGTATCAACCCGCTAAAACCGGCAGGCCAAGCTATTCGCCAGCAACTATGCTCAAAATTTACCTTTATGGTTATCTTAACCGCATTCAATCAAGTCGACGTTTAGAAAAAGAAACACAGAGGAATGTTGAGTTAATGTGGCTGGTTGAGCGCCTAACGCCAGATTTTAAAACGATTGCTGATTTTAGGCGTGACAACGGCAACGCTATACAGCAGGTCTGTAAGCACTTTGTGTTGATATGTCGTGAACTGAATATGTTCACGGATGCCATTGTGGCTATTGACGGCACTAAATTCAAAGCGGTTAACAATATCGCTAAAAACTACTCGCGCGGTTTAATCAAAACGTGTATCGAAACTACCGAAAAAGATATTGCCAATTATCTCATGGAACTCGACAGGGCAGACCGCCAGTCCCGAGCTGATGATGCAATAAAATTGAAAGGCAAACTCGCTAAACTGCAAGCGCGATTGAAAAGCGAAAAAGTAATCCAGCAAGAACTGGAATCCTTACCCGATAAACAAATATCCTATACCGACCCTGACAGCAGGCGAATGGCGCTCAAGCATAAAGGCGTGTTAGTTGGCTATAATGTTCAAGCGGCTGTCGACACCAAGCACCACCTGATACTTGCACATTATGTGACGAACAACCCCACTGACAGACATCAGCTTGTCCCCATGAGCCAACATGTGCAACGAGTATTAGGTAAACAAGACATTACCATTCTTGCAGACCGAGGTTATGACGACAGTACAAGTTTTAAGGCTGTTCATGAGTCAGGTGTTACAGCAATTGTTCCGAAAATTCGTACTTCGGGCAATCGAAGCAAGGGACTATTTACCAAAGAAGACTTTGTTTATAACAAAGAGAAAGATGTTTATGAATGCCCTGCTGGGAAAGACATCCCGTTTAGCTTTGTTTCGACTGATAAAGGTAAACCGCTACGCGCTTACATGTCGGTCATGACCTGCAAAGGTTGTGCTATTAAATCACGGTGCACAACATCACCAGCAGGGAGAAGGATCCGCAGGCTCGATGATGAGGAACATGTTGAGCGGGTTGCTCAAGCTTATAAAAACATGCCTAACGCAATGACATTAAGGCATCAGACTGTTGAGCATCCCTTCGGTACGATAAAGCAATGGGCAGGGGCTCACCAATTGCTTACGAAGACACTAAAACACGTTAAAACAGAGGTGAGTCTGCAAGTCTTGGCTTACAACTTCAAAAGAATGATGAATATCATGGGCGTTGATGGACTTATATCCGCATTGAAGACCTAA
- the prsR gene encoding PEP-CTERM-box response regulator transcription factor has product MTDTILVVDDDLGIQKQLKWSFTDYDVVFADDRTSAIAQLRRHEPKVVTLDLGLPPDPANASEGLKTLEEIIALAPRTKVIVVTGNNDKVNALKAIDLGAYDFYQKPIDSDTIKLLVHRALNLFNLENENRILAKARPSMGRIIGNSESIQKVMRKAEKIAGTDISTLLQGESGTGKEVFARSIHEHSPRKDKPFIAINCASIPENLLESELFGYEKGAFTGANKTTLGKIETAQGGTLFLDEIGDMPIGLQAKMLRFLQERVIERVGGRAEIPVDIRLVCATHRDLQNMVAEETFREDLYYRIGEIPIFIPPLREREQDIILLARTFLNQYREEFGAKAKSFSEGAIQAMLAHKWPGNIRELQNKLKSAVIMAEGTVVQAEDLGLMAPRGENEPETLNLREVRERAESRAIRRAYQAADKNMSKTAELLGVTRPTLYSLIDKYHLEDIKTGV; this is encoded by the coding sequence ATGACGGACACCATTCTTGTTGTAGATGACGACTTAGGTATCCAGAAACAACTAAAATGGAGTTTTACAGATTATGACGTGGTGTTTGCTGATGATAGAACTTCAGCGATAGCGCAGTTGCGTCGCCATGAACCGAAAGTGGTAACGTTGGATTTGGGGTTACCTCCCGATCCCGCTAACGCCTCGGAAGGTCTGAAAACTCTGGAAGAAATTATCGCTCTGGCACCACGTACCAAAGTTATTGTGGTCACTGGAAATAACGATAAGGTCAATGCATTAAAGGCAATTGACTTAGGGGCATACGATTTTTATCAGAAACCCATTGATTCAGATACCATTAAGCTACTGGTTCATCGAGCGCTGAATCTGTTTAATTTGGAAAATGAAAACCGGATTCTGGCAAAAGCGCGCCCAAGCATGGGCCGTATTATCGGCAACAGCGAATCTATTCAAAAAGTGATGCGCAAAGCAGAAAAAATTGCCGGTACCGACATCAGCACGCTGTTGCAAGGAGAAAGTGGCACCGGGAAAGAGGTGTTTGCCAGAAGCATCCATGAACATAGCCCTCGCAAAGACAAGCCTTTTATTGCAATCAACTGTGCGTCAATTCCTGAAAACCTGCTGGAAAGCGAGTTGTTTGGTTATGAAAAAGGGGCATTTACCGGCGCAAATAAAACGACCTTAGGCAAAATTGAAACCGCCCAGGGCGGCACATTATTTCTTGATGAAATTGGCGATATGCCTATTGGTCTGCAGGCAAAGATGCTGCGCTTTTTGCAAGAGCGAGTAATAGAGCGGGTAGGCGGCAGAGCTGAGATTCCTGTAGATATACGCTTAGTATGCGCAACTCACAGAGATCTGCAAAATATGGTGGCAGAGGAAACATTTCGCGAAGATTTATATTATCGCATTGGTGAAATACCCATTTTCATTCCCCCGCTAAGAGAGCGGGAACAGGACATCATTCTGCTGGCAAGAACATTTTTAAATCAATATCGTGAAGAGTTTGGCGCAAAAGCAAAAAGTTTTTCTGAAGGGGCAATTCAAGCCATGCTGGCGCATAAGTGGCCGGGCAATATTCGCGAACTTCAGAATAAGCTCAAGTCAGCGGTAATTATGGCCGAAGGCACAGTGGTACAAGCCGAAGATTTAGGTTTAATGGCGCCGCGGGGCGAAAATGAACCTGAAACACTAAACCTTCGGGAGGTCAGGGAGCGGGCCGAAAGCCGAGCGATTCGCCGGGCTTATCAAGCGGCTGATAAAAATATGTCAAAAACTGCTGAGCTCTTGGGGGTAACGCGGCCCACGCTGTATTCGTTAATCGATAAGTATCATCTGGAAGATATTAAAACCGGGGTTTGA
- a CDS encoding M48 family metallopeptidase: protein MLVRIKTAIVMSLTIFLSACATSPTGRHQVLLYSDDQLAEMGDQAFTSMKDELKVSNKAVQNDYVQCVARAITPLVPATVFSGQWEVVVFEDEQVNAFALPGGKIGVYTGLLNVAKNQSQLAAVIGHEVGHVIAEHGNERMSQSTIIDMGTQAVGQVLAANEVAQSDPIMAAIGMGVQVGVELPFSRTHESEADLIGLAMMAQAGFDPRQSVELWKNMEAASGGDQPMEILSTHPAPQSRIENLQSNMDAALVDYQKTSNRPNCKA, encoded by the coding sequence ATGTTAGTCAGAATAAAAACCGCTATCGTCATGTCACTGACAATATTCCTTAGTGCATGTGCCACATCGCCCACTGGCAGGCACCAGGTATTACTCTATTCCGATGACCAACTCGCTGAGATGGGTGATCAGGCTTTTACCAGCATGAAGGATGAGCTAAAAGTTTCCAACAAAGCCGTGCAGAATGATTATGTTCAATGCGTTGCCAGAGCCATTACTCCTTTGGTTCCTGCAACTGTGTTCAGCGGCCAGTGGGAAGTAGTGGTTTTTGAAGATGAGCAGGTCAATGCTTTTGCGTTACCCGGCGGAAAGATTGGTGTTTACACCGGCTTACTGAATGTGGCGAAAAACCAGAGTCAGCTTGCCGCTGTTATTGGGCATGAAGTGGGTCATGTTATCGCCGAACACGGTAATGAACGGATGTCACAATCTACCATAATTGATATGGGCACGCAGGCGGTAGGTCAGGTCTTAGCCGCAAACGAGGTAGCGCAATCTGACCCGATTATGGCCGCAATAGGAATGGGAGTACAGGTGGGAGTTGAGCTTCCCTTTAGCCGTACTCACGAATCCGAGGCCGATCTTATTGGCCTGGCGATGATGGCCCAGGCAGGTTTTGACCCTCGTCAATCCGTGGAATTATGGAAAAACATGGAAGCCGCCAGCGGCGGTGATCAACCTATGGAAATTCTTTCTACTCACCCGGCTCCACAGTCACGAATTGAAAACCTGCAGTCTAATATGGACGCAGCGCTGGTAGATTACCAGAAAACCAGTAATCGCCCGAACTGCAAAGCCTGA